A genomic region of Gadus macrocephalus chromosome 5, ASM3116895v1 contains the following coding sequences:
- the crip1 gene encoding cysteine-rich protein 1 gives MISSPTEKVTSLGKDWHRPCLKCTKCSKTLSSGSHAEHEGKPYCNKPCYAALFGPKGFGHGGTESHTFK, from the exons aTGATCAGCTCTCCAA CGGAGAAAGTGACCTCGTTGGGGAAGGATTGGCACCGCCCCTGTCTGAAGTGTACAAAGTGTAGCAAGACCCTCAGCTCCGGATCACATGCAGAG CATGAGGGGAAACCGTACTGCAACAAGCCCTGCTACGCTGCCCTGTTCGGACCCAAAG gaTTCGGACATGGAGGCACCGAGAGCCACACGTTCAAATAG